tgtgtgtgtgtgtgtgtgtgtgcgcgtgtgtgtgtttacgGGCCATCCGTGGGTGAGACAATTGGCGGCAGAGGTGCGCTGACTGGGATGACGCCGGTGGCCAACAGGATGATGATGAGGACGATGATCAGCACGATGACCACGATGACCACCACCAGCTTGACGTTCTTCCACCAGTAAGAGCGAGCCACTTTAGTGGACGTTTGCTTGAAGGT
The Nerophis lumbriciformis linkage group LG12, RoL_Nlum_v2.1, whole genome shotgun sequence DNA segment above includes these coding regions:
- the vamp8 gene encoding vesicle-associated membrane protein 8, encoding MNYDPEREGADPAEIDKMDRMKEEVKEVQNIMTNNVDRIIARAERLDDLMDKSADLEVGAQTFKQTSTKVARSYWWKNVKLVVVIVVIVLIIVLIIILLATGVIPVSAPLPPIVSPTDGP